The window CCACGAAGGCTTCACAGGCAGCGGCTTACATTCGGCCTGAGTTGCTGGGATTGCCGGAAGCGAAGTTGCAGGAATATCTCGCCGCGAAAGAGCTGAAGGCCTGGAAACTGGTGCTGGAGCGGATCATTCGCTACAAGCCACACACGCTCACGCCGCACGAGGAAGAGATTCTGGCTATGCAGGGCGAAATGGCCGGCGCTGCGAACGCGGCGTTTCGTCAGTTGCTCGATGCCGATCTCAAGTTCGGCACGCTGAAGGATGAGAAGGGACAGGAAGTCGAACTGTCGAATTCGACGTTTAGCAAGTTCCTCGTCTCGCCCGATCGCAAAGTTCGCAAAGCGGCCTTTCATCAATACTACGAGCAGTTCAAAGGCCACGAGAATACCCTCGCTGCGACGCTTAACGGCTCGATCCAAAAGGACGTTTACTACGCCAAGGTCCGCGGCTATTCGAGCGCTCGCACCGGCGCAATGTTTCCCGACAATGTGCCCGCGAGCGTCTACGATAATCTGATCTCTTCCGTCCGCAAGAACCTGCCGGCCGTGCATCATTACTACGATGTGCGCCGTCGCAAGATGAAGCTCAAGGACATTCATCACTACGACACCTACGTGCCGATCCTCAGCGATCTGGAAGTAAAACGCACCTGGAACCAGGCCGTCAAACTGGTGATGGAATCGCTGCGGCCCCTCGGCAGCGAATACTGCAGCGTGCTGGAGGAGGGATTGCTCGGCCGCTGGTGTGATCGCTATCCGAACAAGGGCAAGAACAGCGGCGCGTTCAGCAGCGGCAGCTACGAAGGCTGGCCGTACATTTTGATGAACTACAAGGAAGATGTCTTCAACGACGTCTTCACCCTGACGCACGAAGCCGGCCACTCGATGCACACTTGGCACTCGGCCAAGCATCAGCCCTATCAGTACTACGGCTACGTGATCTTCGTTGCCGAAGTCGCGAGCACGTTTAACGAAATGCTGCTGAGTCATCACCTCATTCAACAAGCCAAGGACGATCGGCAACGAGCCTACTTGATCAATCGCGAGATCGACGACATTCGCGGCACGGTGATTCGCCAGACGATGTTCGCCGAGTTCGAAAAGATCACGCACGAAATGGCCGAAGCGGGCGAACCCCTCACGGTGAAATCATTCCGCGCGACCTATCGCGAACTGCTCGATGCCTACTTCGGACCGAACTTTGCGATCGACGAAGAATTGTCGCTCGAATGCTTCCGCATTCCGCACTTCTACCGCGCGTTCTATGTCTACAAATACGCCACCGGCCTCAGCGCCGCGGTCGCCCTCAGCCGCAAAGTCCTCAACGGTGGCCCTGCCGATCTGGCCGCGTATTTGAACTTCCTCAAGGGAGGTTGCTCGAAGGATCCGCTCGATTTGCTGCGCGATGCGGGCGTCGATATGGAGAAGCCAGAGCCGGTTGCGACGACGCTGGCGCACTTCAACAAGTTGGTCGAGGAGTTGGATGAGTTGCTCTAAGAAACTCCCTCTCCCCGGTATTCCGGGGGGAGGGTTGGGGTAAGGGGCCAGAAGCCGGTACAAACTCGATGCAGCAAAACTCCATCGCCCTCAAAGAATGGGCCGTCATTTGTCGAGCCCTGGAAACTGGTCGGCAGACGCTGTTGCTCCGCAAAGGGGGCATCGCCGAAGGGCCGGGTGGCTTTCGCGCGGAGCATGAGCGGTTCTGGCTGTATCCGACTCAGTTTCATCAAGGGGCTGAACAGTTACAGCCTGAGTTCGCACCACTGCTCGGCGATGTGGGGCAACTGCAAGGGGCGAACGGGCAGATTGTAGTGCGGGCTTTTGCGGAGGTGAAACGAGTTGAGTATTTGACTTCACTCAAGCAAGTCCTCGCGCTGAGTGGTTTGCATGGCTGGACCGATGATGTGGTGCGACAGCGATTCGATTACAAGCGGCCTGGGTTGTATCTGTTCGTGCTGCGGATTTTTCTTGCGCGCCAGGCAACTCTGGTGACCGAATC is drawn from Anatilimnocola floriformis and contains these coding sequences:
- the pepF gene encoding oligoendopeptidase F; this encodes MNKVLRLPDRKSVKTADTWDLSTLCKDEQDWEVQFKKLEKLISGFEKFRGKLGDGPKVLAACLKFDADFDRIAENVGGYASLRSTEDQTENSAQAMIARFHNLATKASQAAAYIRPELLGLPEAKLQEYLAAKELKAWKLVLERIIRYKPHTLTPHEEEILAMQGEMAGAANAAFRQLLDADLKFGTLKDEKGQEVELSNSTFSKFLVSPDRKVRKAAFHQYYEQFKGHENTLAATLNGSIQKDVYYAKVRGYSSARTGAMFPDNVPASVYDNLISSVRKNLPAVHHYYDVRRRKMKLKDIHHYDTYVPILSDLEVKRTWNQAVKLVMESLRPLGSEYCSVLEEGLLGRWCDRYPNKGKNSGAFSSGSYEGWPYILMNYKEDVFNDVFTLTHEAGHSMHTWHSAKHQPYQYYGYVIFVAEVASTFNEMLLSHHLIQQAKDDRQRAYLINREIDDIRGTVIRQTMFAEFEKITHEMAEAGEPLTVKSFRATYRELLDAYFGPNFAIDEELSLECFRIPHFYRAFYVYKYATGLSAAVALSRKVLNGGPADLAAYLNFLKGGCSKDPLDLLRDAGVDMEKPEPVATTLAHFNKLVEELDELL
- a CDS encoding DUF1802 family protein, whose amino-acid sequence is MQQNSIALKEWAVICRALETGRQTLLLRKGGIAEGPGGFRAEHERFWLYPTQFHQGAEQLQPEFAPLLGDVGQLQGANGQIVVRAFAEVKRVEYLTSLKQVLALSGLHGWTDDVVRQRFDYKRPGLYLFVLRIFLARQATLVTESVTMAGCKSWVELPQPIATSDLQPVLDEVEFQVATANIDAASRLS